The following are encoded together in the Nitrospirota bacterium genome:
- a CDS encoding type III pantothenate kinase translates to MLLAIDIGNTNIVFGLYENQKLIEYWRINSDKHKTADEYGIFFLEAVKSVTARVLEIDAVIIASVVPLLSTTIRKMVERYFKVTPMFVDEQTRTGLRICYKNPKEVGADRIVNSVAAYTIYGGAVIIIDFGTATTFCAISKDAEYLGGVIVPGITISLDALSQKAAKLPQIALELPSAVIGTDTVSSLQSGIIYGYAGLVDELVRKIKKEMGGEPYVVATGGLAETIAVHTVSIKEINPMLTLEGLRLVFEMTMENS, encoded by the coding sequence ATGCTTCTTGCTATAGATATTGGAAATACAAATATAGTATTCGGGTTATATGAGAATCAGAAGCTCATTGAATACTGGCGAATTAACTCGGATAAGCATAAGACTGCAGATGAATATGGGATATTTTTCCTTGAGGCTGTGAAATCTGTCACTGCCAGGGTTTTAGAGATAGATGCAGTCATTATTGCATCAGTGGTTCCGCTTCTCTCAACGACGATAAGGAAGATGGTGGAAAGATATTTTAAGGTTACCCCCATGTTTGTAGATGAACAAACCAGAACCGGCTTGAGAATCTGCTATAAGAATCCAAAAGAAGTAGGCGCAGACCGCATAGTTAATTCTGTTGCAGCCTATACTATTTATGGAGGAGCTGTTATAATAATTGATTTTGGAACGGCAACAACTTTTTGTGCGATAAGCAAGGACGCCGAATATCTGGGTGGTGTAATAGTACCCGGTATTACGATTTCGCTTGATGCATTGTCACAGAAGGCGGCAAAGCTTCCACAGATTGCTTTGGAACTGCCTTCAGCCGTTATTGGAACGGACACAGTCTCAAGTCTTCAATCCGGTATAATATATGGTTACGCTGGTCTTGTAGATGAATTGGTCAGGAAAATAAAAAAAGAGATGGGAGGCGAACCGTATGTAGTTGCTACAGGAGGGCTGGCAGAGACGATAGCAGTACATACTGTAAGTATAAAGGAGATCAACCCGATGCTGACCCTGGAGGGACTCAGATTAGTTTTCGAGATGACTATGGAGAATTCCTGA
- the ruvX gene encoding Holliday junction resolvase RuvX, which produces MRILSLDVGDKRIGVAISDELEIAAHSLTTIHRSDPDHVFASIKEIIEEYNVEEIVVGMPVMMNGTMGIQGEKVSSFVEELKKEVVVPVMFMDERLSTRYVEKVLIDADVSRKKRGKVIDKLAAVIILQDYLRIRGIGGSEKTFPDED; this is translated from the coding sequence ATGCGTATTCTATCCTTAGATGTAGGAGATAAAAGGATTGGGGTTGCGATAAGTGACGAGCTTGAAATAGCGGCCCATAGCCTTACTACTATTCACCGTTCAGATCCCGACCATGTTTTTGCAAGTATTAAAGAAATCATCGAAGAATACAATGTGGAAGAAATTGTTGTCGGTATGCCTGTAATGATGAATGGAACCATGGGGATTCAGGGTGAGAAGGTATCAAGCTTTGTTGAAGAGCTGAAGAAAGAGGTAGTGGTTCCGGTAATGTTCATGGATGAGAGGTTAAGTACCCGTTATGTCGAAAAGGTATTAATTGATGCTGATGTCAGCAGAAAAAAAAGGGGCAAGGTTATAGATAAGCTGGCTGCAGTTATTATCCTTCAGGACTATCTTCGCATTAGAGGTATAGGGGGATCTGAAAAGACATTTCCGGATGAAGACTAA
- a CDS encoding valine--tRNA ligase encodes MSDLRVLNKTYDPKDVEEKWYKFWEDQGYFRANYKEDRPLFSVVIPPPNITGSLHMGHALNTTIQDIIVRWKRMSGFNTLWLPGTDHAGIATQNVVEREIASEGSSRNEYGRKKFIEKVWKWREQYGRTIVYQLKRLGGSCDWSRERFTMDEGMSAAVREVFVRLYEEGLICRDSYIINWCPRCMTALSDLEVEHENLQGKLYHVRYDLTDGSGSLIVATTRPETIPGDTAVAVNPKDDRYRDFIGKTLFLPVIGRAIPVIADEVVDMEFGTGALKITPAHDPNDFEVGNRHGLPKIKVMGDDGVMNDEAGPYKGMDRFKCRKAILKDLSDSETLIKEEDHVHAVGHCYRCKTIIEPNISKQWFVRMKTLAAPAIRAAEDGSVRFIPKGWENTYFEWMNNIKDWCISRQIWWGHQIPAWYCGICNGITVSRTDPSSCGHCGSNDIHQDGDVLDTWFSSALWPFSTLGWPNETEDLKRYYPTSVLVTGFDILFFWVARMMMMGLKFMGEAPFRDVCIHALVRDAEGQKMSKSRGNVIDPLIIMDKYGTDALRFTLASMASPGRDIKLAEDRIEGYRNFGNKIWNAARFIFMNMQDETAAIDHTALSLPDKWILSRLNRTVKDVTKMLGDYRFDLAAGTIYSFFWREFCDWYVEFAKIQIQEGGDIRDNTVAVLVNTLDTSLRMLHPIMPFITEEIWHQLHSSSIMTAPYPSAEDALMDELVESQMESVMDIIKNVRSLRAELNIPPSKEVDVYLKIDSDVVSGLVDGQMTYIKRLTSAGNVIKGADIKRPELSAILVFAGGEIYLPLAGIIDINKEKGLLEKRLKNIGDEISRIEKKLSNNSFVEKAPQEVVLKEKEKHKELMDQKERIESNLSWLK; translated from the coding sequence TTGAGCGACTTAAGGGTACTGAATAAAACTTACGATCCTAAAGATGTAGAGGAAAAATGGTATAAATTCTGGGAAGATCAGGGTTATTTCCGTGCGAATTACAAGGAAGACCGGCCTTTATTTTCTGTAGTAATCCCGCCCCCGAACATTACAGGCTCACTACATATGGGACATGCCCTTAATACCACCATTCAGGATATCATTGTCAGGTGGAAGCGGATGTCAGGATTCAATACCCTCTGGCTGCCTGGTACAGACCATGCCGGAATTGCAACTCAAAACGTCGTTGAACGCGAGATTGCCTCAGAGGGGAGCAGCAGGAATGAATACGGCAGAAAGAAGTTTATTGAAAAGGTCTGGAAATGGAGGGAGCAGTACGGCCGTACCATTGTGTATCAGCTTAAACGTCTCGGTGGCTCCTGTGACTGGAGCAGGGAGCGTTTTACAATGGATGAAGGGATGTCTGCGGCAGTGCGGGAGGTCTTTGTACGGCTCTATGAAGAAGGCCTGATCTGTCGTGATAGTTATATTATAAACTGGTGCCCGAGGTGTATGACGGCATTGTCTGATTTAGAGGTGGAACATGAGAATCTGCAGGGGAAGTTATATCATGTTCGATATGACCTTACAGATGGTTCAGGGTCGCTGATTGTTGCTACTACGAGACCTGAGACTATACCCGGGGACACAGCGGTTGCGGTAAATCCTAAAGATGACAGGTATAGAGATTTCATAGGCAAGACACTGTTTCTACCAGTTATTGGCAGGGCGATACCTGTTATTGCTGATGAAGTTGTTGATATGGAGTTTGGTACCGGTGCATTGAAGATAACCCCGGCTCATGACCCGAATGACTTTGAGGTTGGTAACAGGCATGGCTTACCAAAGATAAAAGTTATGGGTGATGATGGTGTAATGAATGATGAAGCAGGACCGTATAAGGGGATGGATCGTTTTAAATGCAGAAAGGCAATACTCAAAGACCTGTCTGACAGTGAAACACTGATTAAGGAAGAGGATCATGTTCATGCAGTAGGTCATTGTTATCGTTGTAAAACAATAATAGAGCCAAACATATCAAAACAGTGGTTTGTCAGGATGAAGACCCTTGCTGCGCCTGCAATCAGGGCCGCAGAGGACGGATCAGTCCGATTTATACCAAAAGGATGGGAGAATACTTATTTTGAATGGATGAACAATATTAAGGACTGGTGTATTTCAAGGCAGATTTGGTGGGGGCATCAGATCCCGGCATGGTATTGCGGCATCTGTAACGGAATTACTGTATCCAGGACTGACCCGTCATCGTGCGGGCATTGCGGTAGTAATGACATTCATCAGGACGGGGATGTGCTGGATACATGGTTTTCCTCTGCCCTGTGGCCGTTTTCAACGCTGGGATGGCCAAATGAAACAGAAGACCTCAAGCGTTATTATCCTACATCGGTCCTCGTGACCGGATTTGATATACTCTTTTTCTGGGTTGCACGTATGATGATGATGGGTCTTAAGTTTATGGGTGAAGCGCCATTCAGGGATGTGTGCATACATGCCCTCGTAAGGGATGCCGAGGGGCAGAAGATGAGTAAGTCCAGGGGTAATGTCATTGATCCGCTCATTATTATGGACAAATACGGCACTGATGCCCTCAGATTCACGCTGGCCTCAATGGCCTCACCAGGGCGTGACATAAAACTTGCCGAGGACCGTATAGAAGGCTACAGGAATTTTGGCAACAAGATCTGGAATGCAGCAAGATTCATATTCATGAATATGCAGGATGAGACTGCCGCCATTGATCATACAGCATTATCCCTTCCCGACAAGTGGATATTAAGCCGCCTGAACAGGACAGTTAAGGATGTTACAAAGATGCTCGGGGACTACAGGTTTGATCTTGCGGCAGGCACTATATACAGTTTTTTCTGGCGGGAGTTTTGTGACTGGTATGTTGAGTTTGCGAAGATTCAGATTCAGGAAGGCGGCGATATCAGAGATAACACAGTTGCAGTCCTGGTTAATACATTGGATACTTCCCTTCGTATGCTTCATCCGATTATGCCCTTCATTACCGAAGAGATATGGCATCAGCTTCACAGCTCCTCAATTATGACTGCGCCTTATCCGTCTGCTGAAGATGCATTAATGGATGAACTGGTTGAATCACAGATGGAATCTGTCATGGATATTATAAAGAATGTAAGGAGCCTAAGAGCAGAGTTGAATATACCTCCGTCTAAGGAGGTTGATGTTTACCTTAAAATTGACAGTGATGTTGTGAGTGGTCTCGTTGATGGACAGATGACCTATATTAAAAGATTAACCTCAGCCGGTAATGTAATAAAAGGCGCTGATATAAAACGGCCTGAGCTTTCAGCCATCCTGGTCTTCGCAGGTGGAGAGATATATTTGCCCCTGGCAGGCATAATTGATATAAATAAAGAGAAGGGACTCCTGGAGAAGAGATTGAAGAATATTGGGGATGAGATAAGCAGGATTGAGAAGAAACTGTCGAATAACAGCTTCGTTGAAAAAGCGCCGCAGGAGGTAGTCCTGAAAGAAAAGGAAAAGCATAAGGAGTTGATGGATCAGAAGGAGAGAATTGAATCAAACCTTTCATGGTTAAAATAA
- a CDS encoding phasin family protein: MLDIVRKALLAGLGAQERAKEFVEELVRKGELSQSDAAKLMNEVMSKAEKSGEEIDKKIGEVVEKTFDKLNLPSKKDVEKLETSIRELSNRVKNLEESS, translated from the coding sequence ATGCTTGATATCGTTCGTAAAGCGTTGTTAGCAGGTCTTGGAGCGCAGGAGAGGGCCAAAGAGTTTGTTGAGGAGCTTGTCAGAAAAGGAGAATTGAGCCAGAGTGATGCAGCTAAATTGATGAATGAGGTGATGTCAAAGGCTGAAAAAAGTGGTGAAGAGATAGATAAAAAGATTGGTGAGGTGGTAGAAAAAACCTTTGATAAACTCAATCTGCCAAGTAAAAAAGACGTTGAGAAGCTTGAAACAAGTATCCGGGAGCTATCAAACCGGGTAAAAAATCTGGAAGAATCCAGTTAG
- the nadC gene encoding carboxylating nicotinate-nucleotide diphosphorylase — translation MSPDITRIIDSALSEDIGHGDITSSILIPDDIIAIGMLIAEDDIVLAGLPVAAEVFKQLDKDAVFDGLASDGDLIKAGSVIARVSGKGRALLSAERVALNFLQRLSGISTLSRRYADAVMGLPVRISDTRKTTPGLRPLEKYAVRAGGCFNHRYGLFDSVLIKENHIALTSGVEKAVSMAKINSPHTMKVEVEVKTLDEVKVAVMCEADIIMLDNMDISMMREAVRIIRENNDRKILIEASGGMSLDRVRDVALTGVDIISVGALTHAAAWVNISMDIEMK, via the coding sequence ATGTCGCCAGATATTACGAGAATAATAGACTCAGCCCTATCAGAAGATATCGGTCATGGTGATATTACCTCATCCATACTTATCCCGGATGACATAATTGCCATAGGAATGCTAATTGCGGAGGACGATATTGTATTAGCCGGACTTCCCGTTGCAGCTGAGGTGTTTAAACAACTCGACAAGGATGCAGTTTTTGATGGGCTTGCATCAGACGGGGACTTGATAAAAGCCGGGAGTGTCATCGCTCGTGTATCCGGTAAAGGCAGAGCGCTCCTCTCAGCGGAGAGGGTCGCCCTCAATTTTCTGCAGAGACTCTCAGGAATTTCTACACTATCAAGAAGGTATGCAGATGCAGTAATGGGACTGCCAGTACGTATCTCAGATACCAGAAAGACAACCCCCGGGCTGAGGCCCCTGGAGAAATATGCAGTAAGGGCTGGAGGTTGCTTTAATCACAGGTATGGTTTATTTGATAGTGTCCTTATCAAGGAAAATCATATAGCATTAACTTCAGGGGTGGAAAAGGCTGTTTCAATGGCGAAAATAAACAGCCCTCACACCATGAAGGTTGAGGTCGAAGTAAAAACCCTGGATGAGGTCAAGGTTGCTGTAATGTGTGAGGCAGATATAATAATGCTTGATAACATGGATATTTCAATGATGCGGGAGGCTGTCAGGATTATACGGGAGAATAATGACAGAAAGATACTGATCGAGGCTTCAGGAGGGATGAGTCTTGACAGGGTGAGGGATGTCGCACTGACAGGTGTGGATATTATATCTGTCGGGGCACTTACACATGCAGCGGCATGGGTTAATATAAGCATGGATATTGAGATGAAATGA
- a CDS encoding biotin--[acetyl-CoA-carboxylase] ligase produces MRRPGSINDQIIETFKKNGNSFVSGQEISNNINISRTAVWKHIEGLRKKGYLIESMPSKGYRLVEIPDRLCPDKIRDTLKTKTIGKKILFFDEVGSTNDVAMESGAKGLAEGLVILSEGQSHGKGRMGRTWVSPGNVNIYISILLRPDISPQYAPVMTMMSAISTARAITEVTGLETTIKWPNDILIDRKKVSGILTEMNAEQERINYIAAGIGINVNMKKQDFPEDLRMPATSLSECLGKRVDRMNLLFALINTLEQDYEELKNYGVKSIFRRWRNGCDILKRRIQVSLPGEQITGVAEDLSPEGGLIMILDRGGKRVIYAGDVTIL; encoded by the coding sequence ATGAGGCGACCTGGAAGCATAAACGACCAGATAATTGAAACCTTTAAAAAAAACGGGAATTCCTTCGTCTCCGGCCAGGAAATAAGTAACAATATAAATATATCAAGGACTGCAGTGTGGAAGCATATCGAGGGTCTGAGGAAAAAAGGGTACTTGATTGAGAGTATGCCGTCAAAAGGATACAGGCTGGTTGAAATACCCGATCGTCTTTGTCCTGATAAGATTAGAGATACATTAAAGACAAAAACCATAGGCAAGAAGATTCTTTTTTTTGATGAGGTGGGCTCGACCAATGACGTTGCCATGGAGAGCGGGGCAAAAGGGCTGGCAGAGGGACTTGTTATACTGTCAGAGGGACAGTCTCATGGGAAAGGAAGGATGGGGCGCACATGGGTTTCACCTGGGAATGTTAATATCTATATTTCGATATTATTAAGACCGGATATATCCCCGCAATATGCCCCGGTGATGACAATGATGTCTGCAATTTCTACAGCACGGGCGATAACTGAAGTTACTGGTCTTGAGACAACGATAAAGTGGCCTAATGATATACTTATTGACAGGAAGAAGGTTTCCGGTATTCTGACGGAGATGAACGCAGAACAGGAGCGAATAAACTACATTGCAGCAGGAATAGGCATAAACGTTAATATGAAAAAACAGGATTTCCCTGAGGACCTGCGAATGCCTGCAACCTCTCTTTCAGAATGTCTTGGTAAGAGGGTGGATCGTATGAATCTGTTATTTGCGTTGATTAATACACTTGAACAGGACTATGAAGAACTTAAGAATTACGGTGTAAAATCTATCTTCAGAAGATGGCGAAATGGATGTGACATCCTTAAAAGGCGAATACAGGTTTCTCTTCCGGGTGAGCAGATAACAGGAGTTGCTGAAGATTTATCACCGGAAGGCGGGCTTATAATGATCCTTGACAGAGGGGGAAAAAGGGTTATATATGCAGGGGACGTTACAATTCTCTGA
- the grpE gene encoding nucleotide exchange factor GrpE, protein MEDNYLNDEDNNTAWDKDLQDEKDESKETVASVREALEKKEAECRDLQDKYVRTLAEMDNFRKRINREMNDAVKFANDKILGDLLVVIDNMERAIAHSREKKDFDSLLDGLELTMKEFRGVFEKHGVQSIESVGQLFDPSRHHAVAMVESDSHGDNVIVEEFRKGYLLNDRVLRHSLVSVAKKKNGEQQ, encoded by the coding sequence ATGGAAGATAATTATTTAAATGATGAGGATAACAATACTGCGTGGGATAAGGATTTGCAGGATGAAAAGGACGAAAGTAAAGAGACCGTTGCATCAGTTCGTGAGGCACTGGAGAAGAAGGAGGCTGAGTGCAGGGATTTGCAGGATAAATATGTGCGCACTCTTGCAGAGATGGATAACTTCAGAAAGCGGATTAACAGGGAGATGAATGACGCTGTGAAATTTGCTAATGATAAAATACTTGGTGACCTTCTGGTTGTCATAGATAATATGGAGCGTGCTATAGCGCACTCGAGGGAAAAGAAAGACTTTGACTCGCTTTTAGATGGTCTTGAATTGACTATGAAAGAGTTCAGGGGAGTGTTTGAAAAACATGGGGTTCAATCCATTGAATCAGTAGGTCAATTATTTGATCCTTCAAGGCATCACGCTGTAGCCATGGTAGAGTCAGATTCTCATGGAGATAATGTCATAGTAGAAGAATTTCGTAAAGGTTATCTGCTCAATGACAGGGTGCTAAGGCACTCTCTTGTCAGTGTCGCAAAAAAGAAGAACGGAGAGCAGCAATAA
- a CDS encoding response regulator, whose protein sequence is MGKKILVADSDSVVLQVVSYFLKLEGFEVEVVGDGVSAMEAIEKISPDVIIMSPDLPGLNGVEVSQFIKEKPQYKAIPIIFLSESDEPLLNNIPDLYEKFGTVNKPIDPTKLVNTVNEFIEKRPDPSAESISADDVVKSLKSIEELLGWDIPDKRLLHKTEEYHQDRSVKGTFDITEMLSGIINVPDNGTEVSLTTHPADETPGYQHELVSGSYEEGIPKQSRDELDDDRQTGFSRQAPVNPWPANDYETPVCHPEFVSGSFGKGVSKLVRDEDWNGREGLSVGRSMVCEMTTHDENHVRYAEPVTGTQTMHGQESPQQVWDDSEGMVCSEVVVNSEEIEYKEKDEHRNDRVENNSRAEEFYDPINESAVSEPDEAADVEVGLKSRITDEMIENMVRKIAVDVVERVARELVPDIAEREIIKEIERLKGTE, encoded by the coding sequence ATGGGTAAGAAGATTCTTGTTGCAGACTCAGATAGCGTTGTGCTGCAGGTGGTATCATATTTCCTGAAGTTGGAGGGGTTTGAAGTGGAGGTAGTCGGTGATGGTGTTTCTGCAATGGAGGCGATAGAAAAGATCTCTCCGGATGTCATCATCATGTCCCCTGATCTTCCTGGTCTTAATGGAGTGGAGGTTAGTCAATTTATCAAAGAAAAACCGCAATATAAAGCAATTCCCATAATATTTCTTTCTGAAAGCGACGAACCGTTGCTCAATAACATCCCGGATCTGTATGAGAAATTCGGTACTGTCAATAAGCCTATTGATCCTACTAAGCTTGTTAATACAGTAAACGAGTTTATAGAGAAAAGGCCGGATCCTTCAGCAGAGTCAATTTCTGCAGATGATGTCGTGAAATCTTTAAAGAGTATTGAGGAACTACTTGGATGGGATATTCCTGACAAGAGGTTGCTGCATAAGACAGAAGAATACCATCAGGATAGGTCCGTGAAGGGAACTTTTGACATTACCGAAATGTTGTCCGGAATAATTAACGTCCCGGATAATGGTACAGAGGTCAGCCTAACCACTCACCCTGCAGATGAGACTCCGGGATATCAGCATGAACTCGTATCAGGATCATATGAGGAGGGGATCCCGAAACAATCTCGAGATGAATTGGATGATGACAGACAGACGGGTTTTTCACGTCAAGCACCAGTGAACCCATGGCCTGCAAATGATTACGAAACTCCGGTATGTCACCCGGAGTTTGTTTCAGGGTCTTTTGGTAAGGGTGTATCTAAGCTGGTTCGGGATGAAGACTGGAATGGCAGAGAAGGTCTTTCTGTTGGAAGGTCCATGGTCTGTGAGATGACAACGCATGATGAGAATCATGTACGGTATGCTGAACCCGTCACAGGGACTCAAACTATGCATGGTCAGGAGAGCCCGCAACAAGTTTGGGATGACAGTGAAGGTATGGTATGCAGTGAAGTCGTTGTAAACAGTGAAGAAATAGAATATAAAGAAAAAGACGAACACAGAAATGACAGGGTGGAAAATAATTCCAGGGCAGAAGAATTTTATGATCCCATTAACGAATCAGCCGTAAGCGAACCTGATGAAGCAGCAGATGTGGAGGTGGGTCTAAAAAGCAGGATCACTGATGAGATGATAGAGAATATGGTCAGAAAGATTGCGGTTGATGTCGTCGAAAGGGTTGCAAGGGAATTAGTTCCTGATATAGCAGAGAGAGAGATAATAAAAGAAATTGAGCGACTTAAGGGTACTGAATAA
- the mltG gene encoding endolytic transglycosylase MltG: MKTNQVNTVIGIIVILAILIFLASYSSLFAMRSSNKEVRIFEVPEGVTVKWIAGRLEKEGIISNSTLFMLAGRFLLSDKYVKAGEYLFTVDMSLIEVISAFQEGKVNYRTVTIPDGAKIDRIGEILQDEGLVDKETFGQLTRNQGLIKLLNLDTEIDSLEGFLYPDTYYFIKGSTPDRVVRKMVMRFKKLFTPDMERRAAELKMSVKDVVTLASVIEKESGSESERPLISAVFHNRLRLKMPLQSDPTVIYALGEGFDGDLKKNDLRFKSSYNTYLQRGLPPGPIGSPTIGSLHAALYPADVDYLYFVSMNDGTHYFSNNFDEHDKAVTLYQRSLALKKNQN, translated from the coding sequence ATGAAGACTAACCAGGTCAATACTGTTATCGGAATAATTGTAATCCTCGCTATTCTCATTTTTCTGGCCAGCTACAGCAGCCTGTTTGCCATGAGGAGTAGTAATAAAGAGGTTCGAATATTCGAGGTGCCTGAGGGTGTGACAGTTAAGTGGATTGCCGGCAGACTTGAAAAAGAGGGCATTATTTCCAATAGTACATTGTTTATGTTGGCCGGGAGGTTTTTATTATCAGATAAATATGTGAAGGCAGGCGAGTACCTTTTCACAGTGGATATGAGTCTGATTGAGGTAATTTCAGCCTTCCAGGAGGGTAAGGTAAACTATCGCACAGTGACAATACCCGATGGCGCTAAGATTGACAGGATAGGAGAAATTCTTCAGGATGAGGGTTTAGTGGATAAAGAGACATTCGGGCAGCTTACCAGAAACCAGGGATTAATAAAATTGCTTAATCTGGATACAGAGATAGACAGCCTTGAGGGATTTCTGTATCCGGATACATATTACTTTATTAAGGGTAGTACACCTGACAGGGTAGTGAGAAAGATGGTGATGAGGTTTAAAAAACTTTTTACACCTGATATGGAACGAAGGGCTGCAGAATTGAAAATGTCGGTGAAAGATGTGGTTACTCTTGCATCAGTAATTGAAAAAGAGTCAGGGAGTGAATCTGAACGACCGTTGATATCTGCAGTCTTTCATAACAGGCTGAGGCTCAAGATGCCCCTTCAGAGTGACCCGACTGTTATCTACGCACTCGGAGAGGGGTTTGACGGAGATCTCAAAAAAAATGATCTCAGGTTCAAGTCGTCATATAATACGTATCTGCAGCGAGGGCTGCCTCCGGGACCAATAGGCAGTCCGACTATCGGTTCGCTTCATGCAGCATTATATCCTGCGGATGTTGATTATCTCTACTTCGTATCCATGAATGACGGAACGCATTACTTTTCTAATAACTTTGATGAACATGATAAGGCAGTAACTCTCTATCAGAGATCTCTTGCATTAAAGAAAAATCAGAATTAA